A region from the Mucilaginibacter sp. CSA2-8R genome encodes:
- a CDS encoding (2Fe-2S)-binding protein, with protein sequence MEDQHKGVEAEDTLQPKDNPRRDFLKKSSLLTAVALTPAVAVKAAENHLDEKVAAAFEKLSLDVTVNGTAHNLSVEPRVTLLDLLREQLHLTGTKKGCDYGQCGACTVHVDGHRVNSCLTLAMMVDGKKVTTIEGLAKGDELHPMQEAFIKHDGFQCGYCTPGQIMSAVACIREGHANSETEIREYMSGNICRCGAYPNIVNAIQEVKNGGQQV encoded by the coding sequence ATGGAAGACCAACATAAAGGGGTTGAAGCTGAAGATACCCTTCAGCCGAAAGACAACCCACGGCGTGATTTTTTAAAAAAATCGTCGCTGCTTACGGCTGTAGCACTTACGCCTGCCGTAGCAGTTAAAGCCGCCGAAAACCACCTCGATGAAAAGGTTGCCGCCGCATTTGAAAAGCTTTCGCTTGATGTTACGGTAAACGGCACTGCACATAATTTATCTGTTGAACCACGGGTAACCCTACTTGATTTGCTGCGTGAGCAACTGCATTTAACCGGCACCAAAAAAGGCTGCGACTACGGGCAATGCGGCGCCTGTACCGTGCATGTTGACGGGCACCGGGTTAATTCCTGCCTTACCCTGGCCATGATGGTGGATGGTAAAAAGGTAACTACCATTGAAGGCTTGGCTAAAGGCGACGAACTGCACCCCATGCAGGAAGCCTTTATTAAGCACGATGGCTTTCAATGCGGCTACTGTACGCCGGGGCAAATCATGTCGGCTGTAGCCTGTATCCGCGAGGGGCATGCCAACTCGGAAACGGAAATCAGGGAGTACATGAGCGGTAATATTTGCCGTTGCGGAGCATACCCCAACATTGTAAATGCTATACAGGAAGTGAAGAACGGAGGTCAGCAGGTATGA
- a CDS encoding DUF2059 domain-containing protein — MTLKSILIGALFVLLSASFAQAQTTATIKPSQLKAAEDLIAASNIERQMSSIYANMVTAASSQIPEDKKAKFKTIMLTFLSKYMSFTDLKQEMARIYAEEFTEAELKEITRFYLTPVGKKTIEKLPSLQQKGMAIAQQKLQAHLPELQQTIQAEMGK; from the coding sequence ATGACTTTAAAATCAATACTTATCGGCGCACTGTTCGTTCTGCTTTCAGCATCTTTTGCTCAGGCACAAACCACTGCCACAATAAAACCATCACAACTTAAAGCTGCCGAAGATTTAATTGCAGCCAGCAATATCGAAAGGCAGATGAGCAGCATATATGCCAACATGGTAACTGCCGCCAGCTCTCAAATACCGGAAGATAAAAAGGCGAAGTTTAAAACCATTATGCTTACCTTTTTGAGCAAGTACATGAGCTTTACCGACCTTAAGCAGGAAATGGCCCGGATTTATGCCGAGGAATTTACCGAAGCCGAGCTAAAGGAAATAACCCGTTTTTACTTAACCCCAGTAGGCAAAAAAACCATCGAAAAACTGCCATCATTGCAGCAAAAAGGCATGGCCATTGCTCAGCAAAAACTACAGGCCCACCTGCCCGAATTGCAGCAAACCATACAGGCCGAAATGGGAAAATAG
- the gltX gene encoding glutamate--tRNA ligase, translating into MSNQQVRVRFAPSPTGGLHLGGVRTVLFNYLFARKHNGTFILRIEDTDQNRYVEGAEAYIFDCLKWCGLNPDESALTGGPFAPYRQSERKPLYREYAEKLVMHGHAYYAFDTPEELEQKRKEVPNFQYGSAYRNEMRNSLSLTEHEVEQLLKDGTPHVVRIKMPEDETISFVDMLRGPVSFDTNTVDDKVLLKADNMPTYHLAVVVDDYLMKISHAFRGEEWLPSAPVHLLLWEYLGWKDSMPEWAHLPLILKPDGHGKLSKRDGSRLGFPVYAMSWTDPKTGELTPGFRELGFLPEAFLNLLAMLGWNDGTDQEIFTLDELVSKFSMDRVSKAGAKFDYEKAKWYNAEWIKKIDSDRLVAECKVALQNKGITVESDEYLAKAIELVKDRLVLINDIYEHAWYFFKQPEEYDLNAVKPKWNETKTELFKTFIKQIEETENWSAADLENNFKALIAEKGLKAGDAMLPLRVMLVGGKFGPHVFDIVALLGKQETIARVEKALQAFTA; encoded by the coding sequence ATGTCAAATCAACAAGTAAGGGTGCGTTTTGCACCCAGTCCTACCGGTGGTTTGCACCTGGGTGGTGTACGCACGGTATTATTTAATTACCTGTTTGCCCGTAAACACAACGGCACTTTTATCTTACGTATTGAAGACACCGATCAAAACCGTTACGTGGAAGGTGCCGAAGCCTATATATTTGATTGTTTAAAATGGTGCGGCTTAAATCCTGACGAAAGCGCACTTACCGGAGGCCCATTTGCGCCTTACCGCCAGAGCGAACGCAAACCGCTTTACCGCGAATACGCCGAAAAACTGGTGATGCATGGCCATGCCTATTATGCGTTTGATACGCCCGAAGAGCTGGAACAAAAGCGCAAAGAGGTACCTAACTTTCAGTACGGTAGTGCTTACCGTAACGAGATGCGTAACTCTTTGAGTTTGACTGAGCACGAGGTGGAGCAGTTATTGAAAGACGGTACACCGCACGTGGTCCGTATAAAAATGCCGGAAGATGAAACTATCAGTTTTGTTGATATGCTTCGCGGACCGGTTAGTTTTGATACCAATACGGTTGATGATAAAGTGTTACTAAAGGCTGATAATATGCCGACTTACCATTTAGCGGTGGTAGTAGATGATTATTTGATGAAAATTTCGCATGCTTTTAGAGGCGAGGAGTGGTTGCCATCGGCACCGGTGCATCTGTTATTGTGGGAATATCTGGGTTGGAAAGATAGCATGCCCGAGTGGGCACATCTGCCCTTAATATTAAAACCTGATGGCCATGGCAAATTAAGCAAACGCGATGGCTCACGTCTGGGCTTTCCGGTTTATGCGATGAGCTGGACCGATCCTAAAACCGGCGAGCTGACACCTGGTTTCCGTGAGTTAGGTTTTTTACCTGAGGCATTTTTAAACCTGCTGGCGATGTTGGGCTGGAACGATGGTACCGACCAGGAAATATTTACGCTTGATGAATTGGTAAGCAAATTTTCGATGGACCGGGTGAGTAAAGCTGGTGCTAAGTTTGACTATGAAAAAGCCAAATGGTACAACGCTGAGTGGATTAAAAAGATAGATAGCGACAGATTAGTGGCCGAATGTAAAGTTGCCTTGCAAAATAAGGGCATCACGGTTGAGAGTGATGAATATCTGGCAAAAGCGATTGAACTGGTAAAAGACCGCTTAGTTTTAATCAACGATATTTACGAGCATGCCTGGTACTTTTTTAAGCAACCTGAGGAGTATGATTTAAATGCCGTTAAGCCAAAATGGAACGAGACTAAGACAGAGCTGTTTAAAACATTCATTAAACAAATCGAGGAAACCGAAAATTGGAGTGCGGCCGACTTAGAAAATAACTTTAAGGCTTTAATCGCCGAAAAAGGATTAAAGGCGGGTGATGCCATGCTGCCATTACGGGTGATGCTGGTGGGCGGTAAATTTGGTCCGCATGTATTTGACATTGTGGCGCTGTTGGGTAAACAGGAAACTATTGCCCGTGTAGAGAAAGCTTTGCAAGCTTTTACAGCCTAA
- a CDS encoding serine hydrolase — translation MKKLYLLFICCLLHQFTWAQNANRSRFITDSLDNYLNKALTNWRVPGAAICVVKDGRIILRKGYGIKELGLATKVDENTLFMIGSNTKAFTATAMAILQLQNKLQLDDKVTKYLPDFKLNNKDATDMVTLRDLLCHRIGFGTFQGDFIYWTSDLTRKDVMERMSRIKAMYPFRSRWGYTNAAFLTAGEVIGKAAGKPWEDYIKETILSPLGMSSTVALSASLATSFNKSAAHTLVDGRLTAIPYPQIDNLAPAASISSSATDMSKWVMALLNNGKVGPKEIIPAAAIRATRQPQDLVGSDEEGGFTAYGLGWFLKGYEGHRMVMHTGGVNGFVSSVTLVPDQNLGIVILTNTDQNNLIETVNLDIIDAYLKRPFVNHSNTALNVVRNSQQRVLQQEKAWRDSTLLNPRPALSLDEYTGKYSNELYGNLTITKGDANDLDVRFEHHPKMFARLQPLGGNRFYATFSDPTFGRTVFPFTVQNNKVTGVRIKVSDFVEYAPYDFKKK, via the coding sequence ATGAAAAAATTATACCTCTTATTCATCTGCTGCCTGCTGCACCAATTTACATGGGCCCAAAACGCCAACCGCAGCCGCTTTATTACCGATAGCCTGGATAACTACCTCAATAAGGCCCTGACCAACTGGCGGGTGCCGGGTGCTGCCATTTGTGTTGTGAAAGACGGGCGTATTATTTTGCGCAAGGGCTACGGTATTAAAGAACTGGGCCTGGCTACCAAGGTAGACGAGAATACCCTGTTTATGATTGGCAGCAACACCAAGGCCTTTACCGCTACGGCCATGGCCATACTGCAACTGCAAAACAAGCTGCAGTTAGATGATAAGGTAACCAAATACCTGCCCGATTTTAAACTGAACAACAAAGACGCTACCGACATGGTAACCCTGCGCGATTTGCTTTGCCACCGTATTGGCTTTGGCACCTTTCAGGGCGATTTTATTTACTGGACCAGCGACCTTACCCGCAAAGACGTAATGGAGCGCATGAGCCGCATTAAAGCCATGTACCCCTTCAGGAGTCGCTGGGGCTATACTAATGCTGCCTTTTTAACCGCAGGCGAAGTAATTGGCAAAGCAGCAGGCAAACCATGGGAAGACTATATCAAAGAAACTATTTTATCCCCTTTGGGGATGAGCAGCACGGTGGCTTTATCGGCCAGCCTGGCTACCTCGTTTAATAAATCGGCGGCACATACGCTGGTGGATGGCCGGTTGACCGCTATACCCTACCCTCAGATTGATAACCTGGCCCCTGCGGCCAGCATCAGCTCATCAGCTACCGATATGAGCAAGTGGGTAATGGCCTTACTCAATAATGGCAAGGTTGGCCCTAAAGAAATTATTCCTGCAGCAGCCATCCGGGCTACCCGCCAACCGCAGGATTTGGTAGGCAGCGACGAAGAAGGCGGCTTTACGGCGTACGGCCTAGGTTGGTTTTTAAAGGGTTACGAAGGCCACCGTATGGTGATGCATACCGGTGGGGTAAACGGCTTTGTATCGTCGGTAACGCTGGTACCCGACCAAAACCTGGGCATTGTTATTTTAACTAACACCGACCAGAACAACCTGATTGAAACCGTTAACCTGGACATTATTGATGCTTACCTTAAACGCCCATTTGTAAACCATAGCAATACGGCTTTAAACGTAGTACGTAACAGCCAGCAACGCGTATTGCAGCAAGAAAAAGCCTGGCGCGACAGTACACTGCTTAACCCCCGCCCGGCGCTTAGCCTGGATGAGTACACCGGCAAATACAGCAATGAGTTGTATGGTAACCTTACCATTACCAAAGGCGATGCTAACGATTTGGACGTACGCTTTGAGCATCACCCTAAAATGTTTGCCCGCCTGCAGCCATTGGGCGGCAACCGTTTTTATGCGACCTTTTCGGACCCAACCTTCGGGCGCACGGTTTTTCCGTTTACCGTTCAAAACAATAAAGTAACGGGTGTACGGATAAAAGTGTCTGATTTTGTGGAATACGCTCCTTACGATTTCAAGAAAAAATAA
- a CDS encoding CpsB/CapC family capsule biosynthesis tyrosine phosphatase: protein MFGFFKKKEPVEIFDYDFVSVDMHSHVLPGIDDGAQTVEDSAILIKEMMAAGIKKVIATPHIMVDYFKNDADSIFDALTRLNEHLQAEGIDIPIEAAAEHYFDEHFLKLIDNGQLMLIKNQYVLFETGFTAKPPNLIYTVQKIVDKGLTPILAHPERYPYLSLEEVENLKGWGCRIQLNTISLTGYYGKEIKRSAEALVDGGYIDFISSDMHHPRHAAAFKNALQTPYLKKLKDAGQLQNISLL from the coding sequence ATGTTCGGATTTTTTAAGAAGAAAGAACCAGTAGAAATTTTTGATTACGACTTTGTGTCGGTTGATATGCACTCGCATGTGTTACCCGGTATTGATGATGGCGCACAAACGGTTGAAGATTCAGCTATTTTGATCAAAGAAATGATGGCGGCCGGTATCAAAAAAGTTATTGCTACCCCGCACATCATGGTAGATTATTTTAAAAATGATGCCGACAGCATTTTTGATGCCCTTACCCGCTTAAACGAACACCTGCAAGCCGAAGGCATTGATATACCCATTGAGGCCGCTGCCGAGCATTATTTTGACGAGCACTTCTTAAAATTGATTGACAACGGGCAGCTCATGCTTATTAAAAATCAATATGTATTGTTCGAAACTGGCTTTACAGCCAAACCACCCAATCTGATTTACACAGTACAAAAAATTGTGGATAAAGGCCTCACGCCAATCCTGGCTCATCCCGAACGTTATCCTTATTTGTCACTCGAAGAGGTGGAGAATCTGAAGGGATGGGGTTGCCGCATCCAGTTAAATACCATTAGCCTTACAGGCTATTATGGTAAAGAAATAAAACGGTCGGCTGAGGCTTTGGTAGACGGCGGATATATTGATTTTATCTCCAGCGATATGCATCACCCGCGCCATGCAGCGGCGTTTAAAAATGCGTTGCAAACTCCTTATTTAAAAAAACTAAAAGACGCCGGTCAATTACAAAATATATCCCTGTTATAA
- a CDS encoding heparan-alpha-glucosaminide N-acetyltransferase domain-containing protein, translating to MTNTSSRLQSLDVFRGLTVMIMTLVNNPGDWGHIYPPLEHAAWNGCTLADLVFPSFLFIVGVSIVFAMQTAKQQPENHGRLMVKILKRALIIAALGLFMSFFLNWDFSTLRFPGVLQRIAVVYLICGLIFIKSGYRFQAILAIIILVGYHLLMTKVPVPDTGVASLQPETNLGAWLDRNVFTTAHLWKQSKTWDPEGLLSTLPAIATGLLGVLTGTWLKHPTYSPKIKVYGMLAAGALLMAAGLLWNIWLPINKALWTSSFVLFTGGIGLLFFALCYWLIDIEGYQKAIKPFVVYGVNAITVFVVSGLAARSMNRIMVNHDGSKTSLSNALYQQFFVPHFSPLNASLAWAIAYVLVWMMILWVMYNKRIFIKI from the coding sequence ATGACTAATACCTCTTCGCGCCTGCAATCGCTCGATGTTTTTCGGGGTCTTACCGTAATGATTATGACCCTGGTAAATAACCCGGGCGACTGGGGTCACATCTACCCTCCGTTAGAACACGCCGCCTGGAACGGCTGCACCCTGGCCGATTTGGTGTTTCCGTCTTTCCTGTTTATCGTGGGCGTTTCCATCGTATTTGCCATGCAAACGGCCAAGCAACAGCCCGAAAATCATGGCAGGCTCATGGTTAAAATTTTAAAGCGGGCATTGATTATTGCTGCCCTGGGGCTGTTTATGTCGTTCTTTTTAAACTGGGATTTTTCAACCCTGCGGTTTCCCGGCGTGTTGCAGCGCATTGCCGTAGTCTATCTCATCTGCGGTTTAATTTTTATCAAATCGGGCTACCGTTTTCAGGCTATATTAGCCATAATTATTTTAGTGGGCTATCATTTACTGATGACTAAAGTACCGGTACCTGATACCGGCGTAGCCAGCCTCCAGCCCGAAACCAACTTAGGTGCCTGGCTGGACCGCAACGTGTTTACGACTGCACACTTGTGGAAGCAAAGTAAAACCTGGGACCCTGAAGGCCTTTTAAGTACGCTGCCTGCTATTGCCACCGGGTTACTGGGCGTGCTCACCGGCACCTGGCTCAAACACCCAACGTATTCTCCTAAAATAAAAGTTTACGGCATGCTGGCAGCCGGAGCTTTACTAATGGCTGCCGGTTTACTATGGAATATTTGGCTGCCCATCAACAAGGCTTTATGGACCAGTTCTTTCGTGCTGTTTACCGGTGGTATCGGATTGCTTTTCTTTGCGCTTTGCTATTGGCTGATAGATATTGAGGGGTACCAAAAAGCTATTAAACCCTTTGTGGTATATGGCGTAAATGCCATCACGGTTTTTGTAGTATCCGGCCTGGCGGCCCGCAGCATGAACCGCATTATGGTAAATCACGACGGCAGCAAAACCAGTTTAAGCAATGCCCTTTACCAGCAATTTTTTGTTCCTCATTTTTCTCCCCTTAATGCATCGCTGGCCTGGGCCATTGCCTATGTTTTGGTGTGGATGATGATTTTATGGGTGATGTATAACAAACGCATTTTTATAAAAATATAA
- a CDS encoding xanthine dehydrogenase family protein subunit M, with the protein MKQFQYVRPANQQGVLAAIAQPGTKIIAGGSNLVDLMKHGVMTPDKLVDINKLPLRNISGISNGLHIGALALNSQVAEDQQVKTKFPLLSQALNAGASAQLRNMATVGGNMMQRTRCPYFYDTAMPCNKRAPGTGCGAKEGFNRMHAIFGFSDKCIAVHPSDMCVALAALDATVLIQGRKGTRHLKFADFHRLPGTTPELDNNLAKDELITGVEIPNNNFAQHSYYLKVRDRASYAFALISVAAALDIQNGIIKDARLAMGGVAHKPWRLTAAEQLLKGKPATVASFEQAAQVAMQGAKAFKDNAFKLQMAPASITEALTHAAGLV; encoded by the coding sequence ATGAAGCAGTTTCAATACGTTCGTCCAGCCAACCAGCAAGGCGTTTTGGCAGCTATAGCCCAACCAGGCACTAAAATTATTGCCGGGGGCAGTAACCTGGTCGATTTAATGAAGCACGGTGTGATGACTCCCGATAAACTGGTAGACATCAACAAACTCCCGTTGCGTAACATTTCGGGCATCAGCAATGGTTTACATATCGGCGCTTTGGCTTTAAATAGCCAGGTAGCCGAAGACCAGCAGGTGAAAACCAAATTCCCGCTGCTATCACAAGCTTTAAATGCTGGTGCGTCAGCACAGTTACGTAATATGGCCACTGTAGGCGGTAACATGATGCAGCGCACCCGTTGCCCTTACTTCTACGATACCGCCATGCCCTGTAATAAACGCGCACCCGGTACAGGTTGCGGCGCTAAAGAAGGTTTTAACCGGATGCATGCCATTTTTGGGTTCAGCGATAAATGTATTGCGGTACACCCCAGTGATATGTGTGTAGCATTGGCAGCACTGGATGCTACCGTACTGATACAGGGTCGTAAAGGCACAAGACATTTAAAATTTGCTGATTTTCATCGCCTGCCCGGCACTACACCCGAGCTGGATAATAACCTGGCCAAAGACGAGCTGATTACCGGCGTGGAAATACCCAACAATAATTTTGCGCAACACAGTTATTACCTCAAAGTGCGCGACCGGGCTTCTTATGCCTTTGCCTTAATATCAGTAGCTGCGGCTTTAGATATTCAAAATGGTATTATCAAAGATGCCCGGCTGGCTATGGGTGGCGTGGCGCATAAACCATGGCGCTTAACAGCCGCGGAGCAATTGTTAAAAGGCAAACCGGCTACGGTAGCCTCTTTTGAGCAGGCAGCGCAGGTTGCCATGCAGGGAGCCAAAGCATTTAAAGACAATGCTTTTAAACTTCAAATGGCACCGGCCTCCATCACTGAGGCATTAACCCACGCAGCAGGCTTAGTATAA
- a CDS encoding xanthine dehydrogenase family protein molybdopterin-binding subunit, which produces MKQQELLNIPPFTEGIDRVDGRLKVTGAAKYAAEFEVPGMTYAVFANSTITKGTIKAIDTKAAERAPGVLAVFTYLNSPKVPGYQTGGDPSKPPTGGGPLKLFVDNTVKYNGQPVAMVIADSFERATYAASLVKAEYNKEPHQTDTSKVLDKAATPKGPRFSDYKRGTPDDWQSAPVKLETEYVVPIDVHNPMELSAIIAHWTADDKVTVYDKTQGVKSTQNAIAQAFKLPPDNVQVTAKFVGGAFGNALRTWPHEIAAVMAAKQIKRPVKLVLTREMQFYTVGYRPYTWQKINIGATADGKLTNIVHEARAQTSSFEEFTEGTVNMTRFMYACPNVGTIYKITPVDVNTPTWMRGPGEATGAFALECAIDELADKLNMDPIELRVRNHADTDPENGKPFSTKYLKEAYQMGADKIGWQNRKNKPRSIQEDGWLIGYGMGSGVFGAGRGRATVKATMQSDGTLLLQTSVTDIGVGTGTAMTQIASEVFTGIPVSKINFELGDSSLPPSPTQGGSMITSTVGGAVHDACVALKEKFQQLIGNGGTDKPDYAQVLKDKNLPQLDVTITSSGSSEMRNFSSYSYSVHFVQVKVHPKTGVVRINKVVSVADSGHIVSPKTARSQVIGGAIGGIGMALMEEGVIDHRFGRYVNADLAGYHVPVHADIPQIEALFVNKPDYKVNPMGAKGMGEIALIGMSAAVANAVYNATGKRVRELPITPDKLLS; this is translated from the coding sequence ATGAAACAGCAAGAACTTTTAAATATACCGCCCTTTACCGAGGGTATTGACCGGGTAGATGGCCGGCTTAAAGTTACCGGAGCCGCTAAATATGCTGCCGAGTTTGAAGTGCCGGGCATGACTTACGCCGTTTTTGCCAACAGCACCATCACCAAAGGCACTATCAAGGCCATAGATACTAAAGCCGCCGAAAGAGCACCTGGTGTTTTAGCCGTGTTCACCTACTTAAATTCGCCCAAGGTTCCCGGCTATCAAACCGGCGGCGACCCAAGCAAACCTCCAACCGGCGGCGGTCCGTTAAAGCTATTTGTAGATAATACGGTAAAATATAATGGTCAGCCGGTAGCTATGGTGATTGCAGATAGCTTTGAAAGGGCCACCTACGCGGCATCGCTGGTTAAGGCTGAATATAATAAAGAGCCGCACCAAACAGATACCTCTAAAGTATTAGATAAAGCCGCCACACCTAAAGGCCCGCGCTTTTCCGACTACAAACGCGGCACGCCCGACGACTGGCAAAGCGCCCCGGTAAAACTGGAAACTGAATATGTAGTGCCCATTGATGTGCATAACCCGATGGAGCTAAGCGCCATTATTGCCCATTGGACGGCCGATGATAAGGTAACCGTTTATGACAAAACCCAAGGCGTAAAATCTACCCAAAACGCCATAGCACAAGCATTCAAGCTCCCGCCCGACAATGTACAGGTAACTGCCAAATTTGTAGGCGGAGCTTTTGGTAACGCCCTGCGTACCTGGCCGCACGAAATTGCTGCCGTAATGGCTGCCAAACAAATAAAGCGACCTGTTAAACTGGTACTTACCCGCGAAATGCAGTTTTACACAGTTGGCTACCGCCCGTATACCTGGCAAAAAATAAATATTGGAGCTACTGCTGATGGCAAATTAACCAATATTGTTCATGAAGCCCGTGCACAAACGTCAAGCTTTGAAGAGTTTACCGAAGGCACCGTTAACATGACACGTTTTATGTACGCTTGCCCCAACGTAGGTACTATTTATAAAATAACGCCTGTTGATGTAAACACACCTACCTGGATGCGTGGCCCAGGCGAAGCTACCGGCGCTTTTGCTTTGGAATGTGCGATAGACGAACTGGCTGATAAGCTCAACATGGACCCCATTGAACTGCGTGTACGCAACCATGCCGATACCGACCCCGAAAACGGGAAGCCTTTCAGCACCAAATATCTGAAAGAAGCCTACCAGATGGGAGCCGATAAAATTGGCTGGCAGAACCGCAAAAATAAGCCACGCTCAATACAAGAAGATGGTTGGTTAATTGGTTATGGCATGGGGTCGGGCGTATTTGGTGCCGGTCGTGGCCGCGCTACCGTAAAAGCCACGATGCAAAGCGATGGTACATTGTTACTGCAAACTTCGGTAACCGATATTGGCGTAGGTACAGGCACTGCCATGACACAAATAGCTTCTGAAGTATTTACCGGTATTCCAGTCAGTAAAATTAATTTTGAGTTGGGCGACTCATCCTTGCCGCCATCCCCAACACAAGGTGGTTCTATGATTACCTCAACCGTGGGTGGTGCAGTGCATGATGCCTGTGTAGCATTGAAGGAAAAATTTCAGCAGCTAATAGGTAACGGTGGCACCGATAAACCGGATTACGCACAGGTACTAAAAGATAAAAACCTGCCACAGTTAGACGTGACTATTACCTCATCAGGCAGTTCGGAGATGCGTAATTTTTCGAGCTACTCCTATTCTGTGCATTTTGTGCAGGTAAAGGTTCACCCAAAAACCGGTGTAGTACGCATTAACAAAGTAGTATCGGTAGCCGATTCCGGTCATATTGTAAGTCCTAAAACAGCACGCAGCCAGGTAATAGGCGGTGCTATAGGCGGTATTGGTATGGCCCTGATGGAAGAAGGCGTGATTGACCACCGGTTTGGCCGCTACGTTAATGCCGACCTGGCAGGTTACCATGTTCCGGTACATGCTGATATTCCGCAGATTGAAGCTTTATTTGTAAACAAGCCCGATTATAAAGTAAACCCTATGGGCGCCAAGGGCATGGGCGAAATTGCTTTAATCGGCATGTCGGCTGCGGTGGCTAATGCCGTTTACAATGCCACCGGTAAACGTGTACGCGAATTACCTATCACTCCTGATAAATTGTTAAGTTAA